One Magnolia sinica isolate HGM2019 chromosome 2, MsV1, whole genome shotgun sequence genomic window, TTGCATCTATACTCAACTAGCCAACTTGACTGCGCTCTTGCCTCGTGCCTCTTCATTCTTCTCACTAAAGAATCATATCATCAATCTCTTTATCGTTAGATTCACTATTATCGAGTGGTGGTTTGTGATTATCATAGGTGTTGCACTACGAATTTGATGAATGCGAGCTCCATTCCTAATCTCAAATTTCTCATCATTACGAACACTTTGTGGGATTGTTACTCAAGTCATTGTTAGATGCCCTCTCGTCGAGGAAAAGCCTCACTATAATACCAAATGACTTATGGAAGAGTGTGAAATGACAAGAAGATTATTGTTCCCTAAAGCACTATTCTTAGGATTGTTACTCAAGTCATTGTTAGATGCCATCAAGTCGAGGAAAAGCCTCACTATAATACCAAATGACTTATGGAAGAGCGTGAAATGACAAGAAGATTATTGTCTTCCTTAAATAATTAAGACATTAAATCCACAAGGTGGGTTCTTGAGTCCACAGGGAGTAAGAGAGagaaattcaaatattttattgtaTAATAAAATCTAAGATTGTTtgattatattatttatatagatgacccaaaaccctaattcaatTAGAAATTACCTAAAATAGCAAAATATCTCTCAAAGGCTAaatttgttaaaaataaaaacgATAATAAGACTTTATTAGAGCATTCTTAGTATAATTACAAGCAACTTATAAAAagacaaaaatcctaaaactttaaaTTAGGAAGATATGACGAATATAAAGATTACCAAaattagtaaaattttcctaaagtcTGGATTTTGGTAAAGAAGGTGTGTTTTCTTGCAAAACGGACGTCAACGACCGACATAGAGGATTGGTTGATCCTGAATGCACCACCACATGAATATCGATAGTTCATGCATTACATGACGATGTGTATATTAAAAGTTATGGTCATTCTCTAGTCAACACTTTCATtgacaaatttttatttttatttttatttttttaatatcttaAATGAATTTCTTTGAACCAAATATGCCTGGGACCCACTTATATCACGCCCTACATAGGACTTATTTTAGTTCTGATAAATTACTACTTTTATTCAGACTTCTTTTGGTTCAGTTAGACTAAGAATACATGGGCGACCCGTTCTATGTAAGAGGAAaagcttgaatttttttttttgacaactTTTCATGAATATATATGCATGCACGTATGAATATGAATTAAAAGGTCCCTTAGGAATGGTTTTGTTATTTTACATCTATCAACAGTTATACAATATTCAAATTTGAATTTACATGCACACACGTGTCCTGTAATATAATAAAGAGCATGTACTCTCTTTCTCATGTAACGGCCTGCTGCGCAAGATATCaaatttttgttcttttccttgtggttgataatgattttattttgttttgtttttcctgCAGGATCTATATGTGATTTTAAATGTGCTTGCCACCGCTTAACTGAGTACAGGAACTAATAGAATTTAAAATAACCACCCAAATCATAATTGCAACTCCATGGTTCCGAGGTTAGAAATGGGGAGAGACGCACGGTCCTACCAGGGTCTCATTGACgccaccatgacgcatgtgttttatccatgctgttcattcattttgaaaaatcattttagttgatgagcccaaaaatagatAGAttaaatgctcaagtggaccacagcacacaAACAATAGAGATTGAATGTCTGCTACCCAAAACCTCTAGatagccacagaagttttggatcaatctaatatttaggttttccattcatccaggtccatctgaacttatgaacagattagatagcaaataaacatcacggtggtcctagGAAGATTTCGACCATGGGTCATTGTCACCGCTGCTTTGGTGTGTTCCAATTGAGGCTTCGATCAGTCTCCCTTTGGGcttttaccataaaatgatattttaaattgGATGGACAGCTGAGATATTATCAGTCGACCCCACAGACctctgacaggaccgtccgtctctacctAGGTACTGGTGAGGCTAGTACCCAATATGCGCCCTTAGAAATGAATCAACCTCATTTTCAATTGGGTATTTCGCAGGGCTTTCTTCATCATAAAGAAAATGATTATATAATTTAATAGAATTGTTTatcttccaagtcaatagacctGGGTTTTATTATGCTAAGAGGTTTGCTAAAATACAAACATGTTGCAATATCACACGTCACTCGTCAGTACTTTATTCgatggatttggattttttttttcaatcattcAGACACATCTATGTGCCGGTTTAAGTCGAGATAAATGTTAGAGCTTTGCTTAGAGCACACGTGTGTACAATAAAGCTTTTGTACGCTCCACCCATGTTGCAGCATGGCACAAGGGTGtcagatccagtccattcatcaggttggtccaacaTGACATGTTTTCCAAAATTAACCTGCTCCATTCAGCACGTGGGCCCAATCACGGAAACAGGTGGGATGGGTTGGAAAAGTTCAGCCATTTTTTTCTGTACATTTGTTCTggaaactgtggcccacctgaccagtcgAACAACCTGATTCTTTGGGTAGGGCATCAATAGTGGTGCGGTTAGATCTCGGGCCTATCATGCCATGTTGGAATCCGTGGGAGGCTTACCTAAGctggattgcaaacgcgtggggCTTAGCAAAGATCGCAATTATTATACAAGTTAGAGAATAATGCAGATCTGAGAAAACTCATCTACCGCAAATGTCTTgaagctttattattattattattattattattttgcacacgcacacataccaccacacactcaagcgtactcgaaccctcaaccaggtgttgaaactcttaagagtctaccactggagtgaGAGTAAGGACCCTAAAAGCTTTCATTCATCAGATGGTCCATATATGTGTGTACAACCAGCGCAGACTCGTGGTCgtcagttttctttttttttttggcccaatTTAAGGATACATATGTAGCACTCATGAtcagtagagctgggcatgggacgaGTCGACTCGGCAGACTTGACTCGTCCAACTCGTTTAGATCCAATTCAACCTAAattgagtgggtgagtcgatccgatcCAAGTATacttcgcccaatccaaactcaaatcaaGTTGAGCTCGAGTCACCCAGTGACTTGACTGGAGTTGAACCGAAATCCAACTCCGTACTAACTCGACTTGATTCTAAGCCCGACTTGACTCAATTCAAAATCCAAATCgacttgagtttatatatatatatatatatatatatatatatacacttgaaACCTACCCGCCGCACCAACCTCTCTCCCTCCTCCCTCATCCTCTTTCGAGCCAAACAACCACCCACCATCACTAGACTTGATCCCATTTACCCGACTCGGTCCCTATACCAGGTCAAACTCGGTTAGAGTTAGTCCCCGACTCGGATCAGGTCAGCCATCTCCAGTACTGAGTCGGATTAAGTTTGCATCTGGTATATTACAAAACCGGGTCAGGTTGGGTCAGCCCCAACTTGGCGCGACTCaacttgatgcccagctctagtcagtAAATGAACCTGACTTTGGGTCCTCGGCATCTTCGGGTCAGCTCCAAACTGATGAATGGATAAGATCTCATGCACATGTGCCACGGATGGCCTCCTCAATCTCTCCTTGCAATAATGACCATAGCACTTGTCTACAGTGCAGTAGCACAATAAAACAATTAATAAGGAGTAAATGGGTCGTAGATGATAATTTTTCTAGTTCATTCTCTTTAGACCGCCCATTTCATCACACGTGTTTGTTATCATGCAGATGCGGTTTACATGATAGTTGAACAGCCTGAACTCGTTGGCATCCACGTCAttcatctggaccgttcattctTATTGGACCAGGTGAtaaaccatccaatcagtggcatacaaaataatagaaaataaatccAGTAAAGATGTTTAGGATCATCCTATCGCCATGAAATTAGACTGGactttgatggacggtccagataggtgatgCGAATGCCTACGAGTCCGGATGCATCTATGTgcatgggaagcttcccatgcACTTAGGACTAGATCATTTCTAATCATTATATAAGCAATCACccctgttttcttgtggtgtggtccacgtgagattttgatatatctcATGTTTTGGTTCATGcgctaaaatgacctgaaaaaatagatgcacggcgtggataaaacaaatacatcaaggtgggtcccacagtatcTAGTAGCCACCTTTCTACTTGCTACTGGCAGCGTCAGTACGCAACCGACGTCTCGTCCCATCAGGACAAAGAGGCCTGATCCACTCCGAGCgtttgtggaacccacctttacgtttttgagaaatccacaacgtccatccgttttcccagaacattttaggacatggggaaaaaaattaggcagatataAAACTCAACTGGGCTGCACGACTGGAAACACTGGGTaggaaaatgcctaccgttgaaacgtctctgggtccaccgtgatgtttatatggaatCCATATCGTTCATAAGTTCGTTACTagtgagatgaactgaaaacacaaatatatcagCCTGAACCAAATATTTTGTGGCCCTactaatgtttcaatggtggacgttcaatcttactgtttcctgttgtgcggGCCACTTCAGTTTTGGGTCTACCTCATTTACCGTCCCATCTCCTATAATagtctgaaaaaacggatggacgtggtggatttctcacaaacatcatggtgggcgccaCCTACCTTCCCGTCGAAATAATTTCCTACAAAAGTACCTTCGGGCGAGAAATCGGCGTAGACAGCGTGCGTGTAGGGGATGACCAAAACAGCACTCCTGAGGGTATCTTTCTATCCCAATAATGATAAAAATGCCTATTCAAGGAGTAAAGAAGGGTCGGGGTGTTGTCtcctgtggggtggcccactcgaTACTTGGTTTGGAATGAATTTAGGCCCCGAAAGAAAACATTGATAACCGTTAGTAATAGATGGATTTGATTTTATATACGCACCAGTACGAGACCTACAGCTTGCAGTGTATGTTTAACGTAACCTAGGAAGGCTTGGAGTAGATCTGGCctcattataataataaataagtaaaaataaaaataaaatcaacacaaCTTCCTTAAATAAATTCATCAGACCATGACCATGAAATTCAATGGACCAGATTGCGATGACAGTTCACTACTTTTgtttaaatggtggtgattcatccacAGCACTTGGCACGCCTGCCATAAATAGTAGAATGGATCAAAGGATCCAACCGTCCCATGGACAGATAAGAATAAAATGGTCCTTCGTCTAAATTGAGcaggaaaaatcagatggttaagactGTCCAATCAATGCGATTTACAGGCCACCTTGCATCAACCATGGTAGCTAAGCTTTCGAGGGTCCAGATTTTCTTACGTATGTATAGTTGATGAGCCACCCTTCAGaataaaagagaaatgatcagatacagcGGCTGTGTGTAGAAAATCCATAAATACAATGATCACATGATATGAAAATCGGACCAATCCACCCATCAAGCGGGACACGATATCAAAATTAGTGGACAGCcaatgaggtgtggcccacacaatgaGTGGATCGGTTTAAACTTCACAAGGTACTCGTAACAGATCGTGGCTCACCTTTTGCATGGATTGGATGTTTTACAAATTTGACATAGATATCAGAACTTATGATACTGCCGCTGTATCTGATCGCTTCTCTTAAGAAAAATGGGACCGGAATTCTCTACCACGCTCTGGTATGCAGGCGGTAAAACACTAGGGAGTTCGGGCCCACCTTGTTCTGTGTAGGACATCCACTTCGTCCGTTAGGTTTGCCTTCTATCTTTCATCATATAtcgaaaaaaatcagcttgattgaaacACGTGGGCCATTCCGCAGGGGTTGCGGATTGCGTACCGACAGAGTCAGTAGCAAGGTGGACACTGACAATGCTATGAGGGCCCCTCATAAATATATATGAGTTTTATataagctgtccatctatttttctagatcattatagagcttgagcccagaaatgagggagatccaaatctcaagtatgccataccacaagaaaacgTTGGAGATTGAATTCccatcattaaaatttttttagggctcactttaatgtttatttgtcatccagcctgttgattGGGTTACGCAAACTTttacgaagagaaaacacaaatatcagtgtaatccaaaacttttgtggcccgtgggaatgttataatggtgattgttcaatcaccactctttcctatggtgtggttcatatgagatttggatatgcttcgtttttgggcaCATGAaagaaatgatctgaaaaaatggatggatggcgtggatagaacacacACATcgtttggggcccacagagcactgtcagtAGCTACCTCGCTACTGACACTttcaatacgcaatccgattcctttCGCAGGTAACAAAGTAAAATTACCCTTAAATCCTCAAGTTCATTCGGTTTAGTCAATAGTTTTGTACCATGCACATTCTTGGATTGTCTGTTTATCCTGAGAGAATCATTTGATGAACGGATAGGATGAAAAACACACGATAAATGATTGGCGTCCCCTCAATAATGCTTCCTGTGGTGTCGCTCAAGTTGGTTGTGTATTTGAACGAATTTGTGTGCAGTACCTGAAGTCGAGGGCGATACCTGATCTCCGGAGTTGATGCCACACGCACAacaaagtgggcccacacatctcgATTACAACAGGTACTATACAGATTTCTGTTctgaaaaatggtggtgaactatcacccaATCTTCGGCACTAGGATCCAAACAGTTAATAACAGAACTAAGAGAAGGGGATAAGTATACAGGGTGGCCGGATCCTCCCTCCACCTTCAATtccaacatctctctctctctctctctctctctctctctctctctcatggctgTTCGAGACATTCCTCCCCCCTTCAGTTCACCTCCACTGCcacttcctcctcctcatccttcCTCCCCTCAaaaccatcctctctctcttgGCCATCTCTTTGCACTATCCATTGTATGCTTAGTTCTCCTTATAATAATCTGTACAATCATCAGAAAGAGCCTGTCACATTCTAACAACTCTGCTACAGAGCCTGCTCCCCATATCCGCATCCCCGCAGATACCGGCACTCGTACCGGTCTTTCCCAACAAGTCATAAATTCCATCTCTAAGTTCAATTACAAGAAAGGTGATGGTCTCATCCAAGCAACCGAGTGTTCGGTCTGTTTGAGTGAGTTTCGCAACAACGATCCTCTTAAACTGCTGCCCAACTGCCGCCATGCGTTTCATTGCCACTGCATTGATCCATGGTTGAAATCAAATTTGAGTTGCCCGGTTTGCCGCACACGTATAGTGTCTGCTGAACATGGGGGCTCTTCATCAACGGACCCAAATTATCGTAGCGGTGGGGTTGTGAGCGATCAGAGCTTTGTACCTGTGGATGTTGGGGATTTGGACGCCGAGGATAGAAGGATGGATATCGAAGCTGTTAAGAGTCGTTCTCCTTCTCCTTAAGTGAATGACGGGTTTCCGCTTCAGACCAATTTGGCTGATAACCATCGATCCGGTGAGTGCACGATAATGATGATGGATAATGAGAAATAGCCAATTACGTACTAAATCATCTGCTTCTGTAATGTGTTTTTACTTAATCTCCTCCTAATAGATTCTGAAGGAAGTTCGTTCGACATCTACAGCATCCCGATCAAGAAAATCCACGCACCGTCAAAATCAAAGCATTTGGAAACTGATAGGTAGTTGTTCTGAAGGGCCTGCGCTTGCATACGCATCCTCTTCTGATGTAAATTTCTTTTTCAagtgtcagcaagttctgttCTGATGTAAATATCTTTTTCAAGTGTTAGCAAGTTCTTTTCATCAAAATATTGAATAACTGGAAATTCTGTTCTTCCCATGTTGTTGTCCATTTTTTTCCACATCTTTTACTTTCTCTTGCATAATTCTTGTTATATTtgaaagggaattttacaaaataatagctcattaatatggtatttacatctcaatactttttttaaaaaaaatttaaggggcCCTTCGTCATATCTACTAATATGAgcttattttgtattttttacgAGCTTATTTGACCCAAGCGGATGGATATTTTTGGATAAATTTATCCTTGGAACTTTTTAATTAATTTCTATCTTaccctcttctcttctttttaacATATCTACGAAGGAGCCTCCATAATGAAGCAACCATAGTGAAGgaagggccccacatgatgaaaggtccacatcaaggtagacccacaTAATGTACAattacattaaaggtgggctccacatgatggatggctagcTCGCCCTAAAGTGTGGCCCCACAATATAATGATCCGTGTAATGCGGGCcctacctaatggatggtccatgtcaaagatggccccacataatggatggtggacattgaaggtgggaccacatgatagaaggtgagcccacatgatcAACGACTCATATTGAagattgggcctcacatgatggcaAAGGTGGGATCACATGATAGATTATGGGCATCAAAGGGTCCCACGTGATCTTTGACTCAAATTAAAATGTGGTTgtgcatgatggactatccatatcaagtggaccccacataatggacaatccacaagaaaggtgggacacacatgatggatagtggacatcaaaggtgggcccaaattatgaatgacccatattgaaggtggagcccacatgatgaatgccgcataaaggtgggcccacataatgcacgctccacatcaaagatgggcctcaCGTGATGAATcatccacatcaaagtgtggcctagTGTGGAGTATCCACACCAAAGGTGtgacctacatgatgaatggttcacatcaaaggtgggacccacatgatggatgatggacattgaaggtgggcctacATGAAAAAtgagggccccacataatgaatggtccacatcaaggagGGCTGACATAATGGATTGcccggcccacatcaaagtgtggccccttgtgatggatagttcacatcaagtgggccccacctgacgaACAGTCCACATCCAAGATCTTCCATGATGATTGACATATCCAAAGTGGCTCAAcaggatggatgatccacatagaaggtgcaccccacaccatggatggtggacatcaaaagtggaccccacatgatggacaaccacttctaaggtggggcccacacaaaggATACATAAAATGTGGACTCCTTATGAGTACTGGACGTTGAGATCAAGGCCCTACACcaaggacaattagcattgatggtggccccacatgatagatgacctacatcaaggtgggcccgtgtAATGGTCTGTCTACATCAAAGGTCCgcctctaatgatgaatggtccacatcgcATTATGGATAGTCCACTTTAAACGtttggctcacatgatggacaacatgaatatacagtacatacatcagaTGGCCCAAGGTGTTGGGTGAAACACAGAAACAAACCTTTATAACCCGCGGCGAAGACAGACGCAGATTGCCTGTGCACCCGCACGTCATGTAATCgaaagttgtgtgggccacagaaatttccgtaacaaatccactccgttcgtcAGTTTTTTAAGACCACAGAAGGATAGgaataggtagatccaaaactcatgtggaccacaccacataaaaagcAAGGATTGGACGCCGGCCAATGGAAATTGTGGCGCCACAGAAGTTTTTTTATCCgcatgatatttgttcctacagttatACTGAATGGTAAGAACCCTGTGAACCGTTTAGATAGAGCTATCAACATCATGGTTGGCTCATAAAAgctttaacggtggacgtttttattcccactgtttaatGTGGTGTGCCGTACATCAGTTTTCAATCTACCTGATCTTAAGAATCCTGCCCTATCATAGTATtgaaaaaatgatggacagagtTGATTTGTGACAGAAatctctgtgggctccacgtggttTTCGACTTTGTGAAGTTCCTGTCCGAGGGGCGCAGGCATTCCGCGTCGGGCAAAGACAGGTACGTTTTTAATATAGACCCGACGGAGTACCCACCCTTTGTTTATACAACCCCAACAAAATCTGCTAAACTAAACTAGACCTATACGTATGGTGAAACCATACAGACAAAATTACCCCCATTTCTTCCAGAAGCTTTACCCTAAAGACCACGGGTATTTTTGCCCGTAACCCTATTTTCATACCCTAAAAAACTCCCTTAGGAGCATAAGTTTTCGggcataaaaataatttaaaaaaaaaagaaagaaggaaaagggcATCGTACAAAGAACCTACAGTGCTAATATTTTCGGCAAAGACACCAAAGCGGTGCCTTTTATGGGGATTGCATACGgcactctgtgggcccaacatagtctcatgatatatgttttttttccGCGAAAATTAcaactgtagaccccaccttttatccagcgtcttttaaaAAGGTTTCAAAACTTACCTGAGTATTTGAGGATGAAAAACCCATTACTTACGCTAACTatcactacggttataatccgtagccataggtccaCACAAGCGAAACCACtttgaaaagcaggggtattttcgttcccagtccgtacgtgcaaggtctaagttgggaagataAGTTTTGTATTCTTCATAAAAGACGGTAGATAAAAGGTGGAgtctacagtggtaaatttctcttttttaatCCCTTCATCCGGGTTCCCGTGACCTAATTAATATTTtagatggagaataaacattacaataggcatgacggtgggccttagaaagttttcaatggtggccgtGCAATCATCTCTATTTCCTATGGGTTAAGATTTAtatttgcatcattttttgggtttatggcttaaaatgacatggaaaaatgaatTGACTGGGTGTGGATACATCGTGGTGGGTCATGTAACACGGCCTTGGTAACCACATACCTGTTACTAAGCAATAACTTGTagagatttatttttttctttttctatatatTTATGGAATTTTACAAACTAGTAGCTTATTAATATAGTACTTATATTCCAGtatcttttttatttaaatttttattaaactaCTTCATTAATTAAATTATTGTCAACCAGTACACCAGTCCTTTTAAAGTACGACTTTTTCTTAAAAGAGAAATTGAACACTGTAAGCACTActttttatccagcgtcttttcaaagtgctcccaaactttactttcccagaGTAAACCCTCCTGTACGGACACGCTATTTACATACGAAAATGCCCATCATTTATGATCTagtgctacggattataaccgtagcagtAGGCATTTAGCCACCATGTACGCAAGGGTATTTTTCATCTGCAAATAGTGTGTCAGAATAGTTTACCTTGGGAAAGTAACGTTTGAGAGCTTTTGAAAAGACGCCGGGTAAAAGGGGGCATATCCATTGATCAATTTATCTTTCTAAAATTAAGAAAATGTCCGCGACGCAAATTGCTTACAGTGCACTGCAGGCCCagtataatgtatgtatttaatccatgctgtctatccaatttaccaaatcattttagggtgttagtctaaaaataaggcagttccaaatctcaggtggaccacaccgaggAACAGTGGCAATGAATGCTTGCCATTAAAAAGTTctcgtgggctacaaaagttctggattaatTAACTGATACTTAccttttcctttcattttagGTATGTGTgtccttatcaagaggttggatgccAAACAAACAATATGCTAATCTAttagccttaggaagttttaatggtgggtgctcaAACACCTTCATTttatggtccagctgagatttggatctgcttaatttttgagttCATGGCTTAATTAAGAGGAGTCGGCGaaatggacggacagcatggatataaaatatatacatcaaggcccCACAGTGACGGCCCCGCGCCCAGGCGGCACCTATTTCGGAAACTTTTCACTTTGCGGCGAAGATGGACCGCAGACGAAGATTGGCTGCAGTCAAGGTGGTAATAACCTGCAgtcttggcccggattttgaactgcttCGGGCCAGGCCGTCAGGCCCTCTcacttcaaaattttaattttcaggCCCGACCCAGCCCATTGATACCCCTTATTAGGATCATGTTTATTTGTACAGTGTATCTCAGTGGTAAtaacctatgaacggtttggatagcctaTAAACACCTGCATCAACCATGGTACCTAAGATTTGGACGGTCCTGGTTTTCTTACATGTGTATCATTGATGAGCCCGcccttcagagagagagagagagagagagagagagagagatcatcagATACAGCGGCTGCGTCACAAGTGTAGAAAATCCATGCAATGATAACATGATATGAAAA contains:
- the LOC131226308 gene encoding RING-H2 finger protein ATL54-like, producing MAVRDIPPPFSSPPLPLPPPHPSSPQNHPLSLGHLFALSIVCLVLLIIICTIIRKSLSHSNNSATEPAPHIRIPADTGTRTGLSQQVINSISKFNYKKGDGLIQATECSVCLSEFRNNDPLKLLPNCRHAFHCHCIDPWLKSNLSCPVCRTRIVSAEHGGSSSTDPNYRSGGVVSDQSFVPVDVGDLDAEDRRMDIEAVKSRSPSP